A stretch of Aureispira sp. CCB-E DNA encodes these proteins:
- a CDS encoding DUF4952 domain-containing protein: MNLVIRATTFILLLFIISQNSKADFKVLSPSNPASLECGDLLARYGEKQPIFNFVDCSVGEGQVVLKATYKVRGEDSEVAEAFLVEKYGLGRLTFTCCGWEPKNGKAGQIKNSSLQQKHPNYTLSITMFANAEQKRENGDAYLEKDRNKIAYFTVLVKVLNI; the protein is encoded by the coding sequence ATGAACCTCGTAATAAGAGCTACAACCTTTATTTTATTATTATTTATCATCTCCCAAAATAGCAAGGCTGATTTTAAGGTCTTATCTCCATCCAATCCCGCATCTTTAGAATGTGGCGATTTATTGGCTAGATATGGAGAAAAACAACCAATATTCAACTTTGTTGATTGTTCGGTAGGAGAAGGGCAAGTCGTATTGAAAGCTACATACAAAGTCCGAGGAGAAGACTCAGAAGTTGCAGAAGCATTTTTAGTCGAAAAGTATGGATTAGGAAGGTTAACATTCACTTGTTGTGGTTGGGAACCAAAAAATGGAAAAGCAGGGCAAATTAAAAACAGTTCATTGCAACAGAAACATCCCAATTATACCCTTTCCATCACTATGTTTGCAAATGCAGAGCAGAAGAGAGAGAATGGGGATGCTTACCTTGAAAAAGATAGAAATAAAATAGCGTATTTCACTGTATTAGTTAAGGTACTGAATATTTAA
- a CDS encoding DUF4291 domain-containing protein codes for MNLKTIPYREYEKDLPQKGQHILAQYSNDNIIVYQAFNPNIARYAVANQAFGGAHYRFSRMSWIKPNFLWMMYRCGWATKEAQKRVLAIEISKANFESILEEAVFSSYKPTIYQAQENWKRALETSSVRLQWDPDHDPYGAKLDRRGVQLGLRGEILRAFATDWIISIQDITPFVLEQGAKVKAGELNALQVMDEAVYHVKSSKAREMIALSPLE; via the coding sequence ATGAATTTAAAAACTATACCTTATAGAGAGTATGAGAAAGACTTGCCACAAAAAGGGCAACATATTTTAGCGCAATATTCCAATGATAATATTATTGTTTATCAGGCATTCAATCCTAATATTGCTCGTTATGCCGTTGCCAATCAAGCATTTGGTGGGGCACATTATCGCTTTTCGAGAATGAGTTGGATTAAGCCCAACTTTTTGTGGATGATGTATCGTTGTGGATGGGCAACCAAAGAAGCACAGAAACGGGTATTAGCCATTGAAATTTCTAAAGCTAATTTTGAATCCATTTTAGAGGAAGCAGTTTTTTCTTCTTATAAGCCAACTATTTACCAAGCCCAAGAAAACTGGAAAAGGGCTTTAGAAACTTCTTCCGTGCGCTTGCAATGGGATCCTGACCATGATCCTTATGGAGCAAAACTGGATCGTCGAGGAGTACAACTTGGGTTGCGTGGCGAAATTTTACGTGCTTTTGCAACAGATTGGATAATTTCCATTCAAGATATTACACCATTTGTACTAGAACAAGGGGCAAAGGTAAAGGCAGGAGAATTGAATGCCTTACAGGTTATGGATGAAGCCGTATATCATGTTAAAAGTTCTAAAGCACGAGAAATGATTGCTTTATCGCCTCTTGAATAG
- a CDS encoding TraB/GumN family protein, with amino-acid sequence MTILKQQLLFLLFMLPLFTLAQDSVQYNLLWRIEGKHLKHPSYLFGTMHVNDARAFNFSDSVMLALERCEAFALEVHPDTMMRSMFQELFNGSKGNTLMDALTEEEYQQLKQKFEEHSTLNLDEINIQSPSMLSSMMEPDEDKADDKATFVDAYLFGIARTLNKSIWGLESMKDHTDAFSNYNKEQQREFLLGLIDENYEKEYQEMLDQFVEVYKEGNITKIGTMANVFAATDSQLIRRNFIMAQSMETLMAQHSLFAAVGTAHLPGQDGIINILIQKGYQVVPVSATFTGIAQQYAIDYDQMQWYTQVDSNLGFSIDFPGQPTPLDLFEGLNTLLYVDLTNEIFLASYNIDLRGRTAQDKEELINNTVNRYLQQSNHELLERKDISMNGIDRTEVIVAQDSSKQLRMQFIYANNILYYFMIGNDAQQIKSSYAQRYYESLQLFEPRPKVDTGWTVSHLSQAAVSIAFPYTPSYQIEKSDSKSNTPAYTYHNYTANDYSSMSSYTLRYFDQPIGYTRTTSKSQVFNYIAQNFRNRNITIRKTDTIFLEGIEGRTYDLAINNKHYVRCKVYLRGARAYYLFHQNLTEGDSIIQDDAFFQSFSFKAYQSPRFETFVSQDSSFSIDFFGKPHIEKDTLNGYYTHVTNYYSDNPNSGMLHHFQVAKISNYLSIDHLDSFYNMLTTLSYGDSLISTQTITIDTILGKETVFYQRYQDRIIRQCVWLDQQRVYISQIYIDDDSTYSSYANHCINSFQSNQALPFFNPFQSKAKQLLKDLQSPDSLIRYQANRALDFYDFDTSDVNPLLLALDITYPQDSLTTALLVQALQEVADSSVIKNLTELYYQKNTNTAARVAILKTIPKLDTIKGIATYIDLLQDPTFISSAYDYHVFGLLHQYPRQFSSKYERILALAKYEPYRYYIIDFSNAMAQKDSLFAQQMQSYFSNWLPYFNVDLENYETPTKEFWQDNSPLIYKYLNFFSISNDKPFIENITEQVLRQTINPRIKAKALSIRLEKGLSPYWSKSMIRQLLKKPSYRPYLLPVLFQHEALNLIPRVYKYAPKVAKYLFYDYIRDEDAIDFVKELGKIKTAKGIFYVYEYRFLEEETSFVGIAGPFVIGKPIETYNYYNTTYTNQTPLSKDWKKDGLQLIKDFESYNAAYWD; translated from the coding sequence ATGACGATTTTAAAACAACAACTGCTTTTTTTATTATTTATGCTGCCCTTATTCACTTTGGCGCAAGATAGTGTGCAGTACAATTTATTATGGAGAATAGAAGGTAAGCATCTAAAGCATCCATCTTATTTGTTCGGAACCATGCATGTTAACGATGCTAGAGCCTTTAATTTTAGTGATTCTGTTATGCTTGCACTAGAACGTTGTGAGGCTTTTGCTCTAGAAGTGCACCCCGATACAATGATGCGCAGTATGTTTCAGGAACTTTTTAATGGCTCCAAAGGCAATACCCTAATGGATGCTTTGACAGAAGAAGAGTATCAACAACTCAAACAAAAATTTGAGGAACACAGCACCTTAAACTTGGACGAAATTAACATTCAAAGTCCTTCTATGTTAAGCTCTATGATGGAACCCGACGAGGATAAAGCTGATGATAAAGCAACCTTTGTTGATGCCTATTTATTTGGCATCGCACGTACTTTAAATAAGTCTATTTGGGGTTTGGAAAGCATGAAAGATCATACTGATGCCTTTTCCAATTATAACAAAGAGCAACAACGTGAATTTTTATTGGGACTAATTGATGAAAACTACGAGAAGGAATATCAAGAAATGTTGGATCAATTTGTTGAGGTTTATAAAGAAGGGAACATTACTAAAATAGGCACTATGGCCAATGTCTTTGCTGCTACAGATTCTCAATTAATTCGAAGGAATTTCATCATGGCTCAAAGCATGGAAACCTTGATGGCGCAGCACTCCTTATTCGCCGCTGTTGGAACGGCTCATCTGCCAGGTCAAGACGGTATTATTAATATTTTGATCCAAAAAGGTTATCAAGTTGTTCCTGTATCGGCTACTTTTACGGGTATCGCTCAACAATATGCTATTGATTATGATCAAATGCAATGGTATACTCAAGTAGACAGCAATCTAGGTTTTTCTATTGATTTTCCTGGTCAACCGACACCACTTGATTTGTTTGAAGGACTGAATACTTTATTATATGTTGATTTGACCAATGAGATTTTTCTGGCTTCCTACAATATTGATTTGCGTGGTCGAACAGCTCAAGACAAAGAAGAATTAATCAACAATACAGTCAATCGTTACCTTCAACAAAGCAATCATGAGCTGTTGGAAAGAAAAGATATTTCGATGAATGGAATTGATCGTACAGAAGTCATTGTAGCTCAAGACTCTAGTAAACAACTCCGTATGCAGTTTATATATGCCAACAATATCTTGTATTATTTTATGATTGGCAACGATGCGCAGCAAATTAAAAGTTCTTATGCACAACGCTATTACGAATCGTTGCAATTGTTTGAACCTAGACCTAAAGTTGATACAGGCTGGACTGTAAGTCACTTATCTCAAGCTGCGGTATCTATAGCCTTTCCGTACACTCCATCTTATCAAATAGAAAAAAGTGATTCCAAATCGAATACACCCGCTTATACTTATCACAACTATACCGCCAATGATTATAGTTCCATGAGTTCTTATACACTGCGGTATTTTGATCAGCCAATCGGATATACCCGTACAACTAGCAAGTCGCAAGTTTTCAATTATATTGCCCAGAATTTTCGAAATCGCAATATTACAATCAGAAAAACGGATACAATCTTTTTAGAAGGCATTGAAGGAAGAACATATGACTTAGCAATTAACAATAAACATTATGTACGTTGCAAAGTTTACCTAAGAGGTGCCCGAGCATATTATTTGTTTCATCAAAACTTAACGGAAGGAGACAGTATCATTCAAGATGATGCCTTCTTTCAATCGTTTTCGTTCAAAGCCTACCAATCGCCCCGCTTTGAGACCTTTGTATCTCAAGATAGTAGCTTTTCAATTGATTTTTTTGGAAAGCCCCACATTGAAAAAGATACATTAAATGGCTATTATACGCATGTTACTAATTACTATAGTGACAATCCTAATTCGGGAATGTTACATCATTTTCAAGTAGCAAAAATTAGTAACTATCTTTCTATTGATCACTTAGATAGCTTTTACAATATGTTGACTACCCTAAGTTATGGTGATTCCCTAATAAGTACCCAAACAATTACGATAGATACAATACTAGGCAAAGAAACTGTTTTTTATCAACGCTATCAAGATAGAATTATCCGACAGTGTGTTTGGTTAGATCAACAACGAGTATATATTTCTCAAATTTACATTGATGACGATAGTACCTATAGTTCTTATGCCAATCATTGCATCAATTCGTTTCAATCTAACCAAGCCCTTCCCTTCTTTAATCCATTTCAATCTAAAGCCAAGCAGTTGTTAAAAGATTTGCAGTCTCCTGATAGCCTCATTCGCTACCAAGCCAATAGAGCTTTGGATTTTTATGACTTTGATACTTCTGATGTAAATCCCCTTCTTCTTGCCCTTGACATTACCTACCCCCAAGATAGCTTAACGACTGCTTTGCTAGTACAAGCTTTGCAAGAAGTTGCCGATTCTAGTGTTATCAAAAACTTGACTGAATTATATTATCAAAAAAATACGAATACAGCTGCTAGAGTTGCTATTCTAAAAACAATTCCTAAACTTGATACCATAAAAGGCATTGCTACCTATATTGATTTATTACAAGATCCAACATTTATTTCTTCTGCCTATGACTACCATGTTTTTGGTTTACTGCATCAATATCCTCGTCAATTTAGCTCTAAGTATGAGCGTATTTTAGCCTTAGCTAAGTATGAACCTTATCGGTACTATATCATTGATTTTAGCAATGCTATGGCTCAAAAAGATTCTTTATTTGCACAACAAATGCAAAGCTATTTTTCTAATTGGTTGCCTTATTTTAATGTTGATTTGGAGAACTATGAAACGCCTACAAAGGAATTTTGGCAAGATAATAGTCCACTCATTTACAAGTATCTAAATTTCTTTTCCATTTCAAATGACAAACCGTTTATAGAAAATATAACCGAACAAGTGCTTCGACAAACGATCAATCCTCGTATCAAGGCAAAAGCTTTGTCTATCCGCCTAGAAAAAGGATTGAGCCCTTATTGGTCAAAAAGTATGATTCGCCAACTTTTAAAAAAGCCATCTTATCGCCCTTATTTGTTGCCAGTCTTATTTCAACACGAAGCACTAAATCTAATTCCTAGAGTATACAAGTATGCGCCTAAAGTAGCTAAATACCTTTTTTATGATTATATACGAGATGAAGATGCCATTGATTTTGTAAAAGAATTGGGTAAAATCAAAACCGCAAAAGGTATTTTTTACGTTTATGAGTATCGTTTCTTAGAAGAAGAAACTTCTTTTGTGGGCATTGCGGGTCCCTTTGTTATAGGAAAACCCATTGAAACATATAATTATTATAATACGACCTACACCAATCAAACGCCATTATCCAAGGACTGGAAAAAAGATGGTCTCCAATTAATTAAGGATTTTGAATCCTATAATGCTGCTTATTGGGATTGA
- a CDS encoding CoA pyrophosphatase, translating into MLFIPKLKEHLLNPLPGIDAQLKMMSSGLRKNDPDMYVKAAKDARKACVLLLLFQKEGIWHTALMERPETPYAHSKQISFPGGGLEASDATLEAAALRETEEEFGIPREDVTIIGRLSQLYIPVSRYLVHPFVGYLKEAPVYTPDPKEVAEVIEVRIEDLIDPTLRKLTKIKTSSGLILRDVPYFDLKEKIVWGATAMMLNEFSEILETLQKEGYLAV; encoded by the coding sequence ATGTTATTTATACCAAAACTAAAAGAACATTTATTAAATCCTTTGCCAGGCATAGACGCACAGCTAAAAATGATGAGTAGTGGACTTCGAAAGAATGATCCAGACATGTATGTGAAGGCAGCTAAGGATGCAAGAAAAGCTTGTGTATTATTGCTTTTATTCCAAAAGGAAGGAATTTGGCATACTGCATTGATGGAACGCCCTGAAACGCCCTATGCTCATAGCAAACAAATTAGCTTTCCTGGTGGAGGATTGGAAGCGTCAGATGCTACTTTAGAAGCAGCAGCACTGCGAGAAACAGAAGAGGAATTTGGAATTCCTAGAGAAGATGTTACTATAATCGGTCGTTTGAGCCAATTGTATATTCCAGTCAGCCGATACTTAGTACATCCTTTTGTTGGTTACTTAAAAGAGGCTCCTGTTTATACGCCCGACCCCAAAGAAGTCGCTGAAGTAATTGAGGTTAGAATCGAAGATTTGATTGACCCCACATTAAGAAAGTTAACCAAAATAAAAACATCTAGTGGACTGATCTTGAGGGATGTCCCTTATTTTGATTTAAAAGAAAAAATCGTTTGGGGAGCTACGGCTATGATGCTGAATGAGTTTTCTGAAATATTGGAAACGTTACAGAAAGAAGGTTATCTTGCTGTGTAA
- the cdaA gene encoding diadenylate cyclase CdaA — protein sequence MLYLIQIGFFTITIWDALDIFIVGFILFQIYKLLKGSLGFNIFIGLVLVYIAWRLVSVLEMPLLSSILGQFVSVGMIALLILFQPEVRRFLLFVGQGSLQTRFKFLQRFFKQNQLSENKKILKEKTIQAIIKASEAMSKRKTGALMVFSSAPNLEGLYSSGVMVNADISSQLILSIFNKESPLHDGAMILKDQKIIAASCVLPVSDRPNIPQRLGLRHRAAVGISENTNIMVFVISEETGNISYARGGEIIERITPNKMRQLLERMLFIV from the coding sequence ATGCTATATCTAATACAAATAGGCTTTTTTACCATTACGATCTGGGATGCCCTAGATATTTTTATTGTTGGATTTATCCTTTTTCAGATTTACAAATTATTAAAAGGAAGCCTAGGATTTAACATATTTATAGGGCTTGTACTCGTGTATATTGCCTGGAGGTTGGTTTCTGTTCTAGAGATGCCCCTTTTATCTTCTATTTTGGGGCAGTTTGTAAGTGTTGGGATGATTGCTCTTTTGATTTTATTTCAGCCCGAAGTACGTCGATTTTTATTATTTGTGGGACAAGGTTCTCTACAAACAAGGTTTAAATTCTTGCAACGATTTTTTAAGCAAAACCAATTGTCTGAAAATAAAAAAATATTAAAAGAAAAAACCATACAAGCCATTATTAAAGCTTCGGAAGCTATGTCTAAGAGAAAAACAGGGGCATTAATGGTGTTTTCTAGTGCCCCTAATTTAGAAGGTCTATATAGTTCTGGAGTAATGGTTAATGCGGATATTTCTTCACAGTTGATTTTAAGTATTTTTAATAAAGAAAGCCCGCTTCATGATGGGGCGATGATTTTGAAAGACCAAAAAATAATAGCGGCTAGTTGTGTATTACCTGTCTCAGATCGTCCTAACATTCCTCAACGTTTGGGACTGAGACATCGTGCAGCGGTCGGGATTAGTGAGAATACCAATATTATGGTTTTTGTAATATCTGAAGAAACGGGCAATATCTCTTATGCGAGGGGGGGGGAAATTATAGAACGAATTACGCCAAATAAAATGAGGCAATTGCTAGAGCGTATGTTGTTTATTGTATAA
- the lepB gene encoding signal peptidase I: protein MNWLLYIICFYWLPFVGMYKLFEKAGEPGWAALVPFYNAFVVVKIVGAPKWWVAAMLIPVVHFFIIAGMLIEFNKSFGQYKFIDNAAAIILPYIYYPYLTTKNPEYVHQAWAVQNDLRKRFKAAAKSDSKSEMRRLEKENPFPKKSKVREWSESIIFAVFAAHFIRMFLIEAYTIPTPSMEGSLLVGDFLFVSKVHYGSRMPMTPLAFPLIHNMLPFSGGESYSKAVKWGYSRAPRIQNVERYDPVVFNYPEDDTAVGGLEADGSLFPYELQYHNQLKAVPPKDRKALRQKLLVRFADRMVYRPVDKRTHYIKRCVGIPGDKIEVKNGVLYVNDKEAEDIKGVQYEYQLIGQKVNTLEVPTLEENYRVTFYKDPRNPNNVVRSIAYMHPDVAAQMVKDLPGVDQIERRLKPKGYTPGTFPYNGEKYPWNIDHYGPITIPKKGTTINLSMDNIELYTRLIAAYEGNDLKIENGKIYINGEATTTYTPKLDYYWMMGDNRNNSADSRSWGFVPEDHIVGKPLFVWLSLKNGSLKNGGVRWDRLFMGASGR, encoded by the coding sequence ATGAATTGGTTACTATATATTATTTGTTTTTATTGGCTGCCATTTGTAGGAATGTATAAGCTTTTTGAAAAGGCAGGAGAGCCAGGATGGGCTGCTTTGGTTCCTTTTTACAATGCTTTTGTTGTGGTAAAAATTGTGGGCGCTCCCAAATGGTGGGTTGCTGCTATGTTGATCCCTGTCGTACATTTCTTTATTATTGCAGGGATGTTGATTGAATTTAACAAATCGTTTGGGCAGTACAAATTTATTGATAATGCAGCCGCAATTATTCTACCTTATATTTATTACCCTTATTTGACGACTAAAAATCCAGAATACGTTCATCAAGCATGGGCAGTTCAAAATGATCTTCGCAAACGTTTTAAAGCAGCTGCAAAATCTGATAGCAAATCAGAAATGCGTCGTTTGGAAAAAGAAAACCCATTCCCAAAAAAATCAAAGGTAAGAGAATGGTCGGAATCTATTATTTTTGCTGTGTTTGCAGCGCATTTTATTCGAATGTTTTTAATCGAAGCATATACCATTCCGACACCTTCTATGGAAGGCTCTTTATTGGTTGGTGATTTTTTGTTTGTAAGCAAAGTACATTATGGTTCTAGAATGCCTATGACACCACTGGCTTTTCCTTTAATTCATAATATGTTGCCTTTCTCTGGTGGCGAATCGTACAGTAAGGCGGTAAAATGGGGTTATAGTCGAGCACCTAGAATTCAAAATGTAGAACGTTATGACCCTGTGGTGTTTAATTATCCAGAAGATGATACGGCTGTTGGAGGCTTGGAGGCAGATGGTTCTTTGTTTCCGTATGAATTACAATACCACAATCAGTTAAAAGCAGTACCACCTAAAGATAGAAAAGCCCTTCGCCAAAAACTATTGGTACGGTTTGCAGATCGAATGGTTTATCGCCCTGTTGATAAACGAACACACTATATCAAGCGTTGTGTTGGAATTCCTGGAGATAAGATTGAGGTGAAAAATGGTGTCTTGTATGTCAATGATAAAGAGGCAGAAGATATCAAGGGGGTACAATATGAGTACCAGTTGATTGGTCAGAAAGTGAATACACTAGAAGTACCTACTTTGGAAGAGAACTATCGAGTTACTTTTTATAAAGATCCTAGAAATCCTAATAATGTAGTCCGTTCCATTGCTTATATGCACCCAGATGTTGCTGCTCAAATGGTAAAAGATTTGCCAGGAGTAGATCAAATAGAACGTCGGTTAAAACCCAAGGGATACACACCTGGAACGTTCCCTTATAATGGAGAAAAATATCCTTGGAATATTGACCATTATGGTCCTATTACAATCCCTAAAAAAGGAACAACAATCAACTTATCTATGGATAATATAGAGTTATACACTCGTTTGATTGCGGCTTATGAAGGGAATGATTTGAAGATTGAAAATGGAAAAATCTATATTAATGGAGAAGCAACGACTACTTATACGCCGAAGTTAGATTATTATTGGATGATGGGAGATAACCGCAATAATTCGGCAGATTCTCGATCTTGGGGCTTTGTGCCTGAGGATCATATTGTAGGAAAACCATTGTTTGTTTGGTTGTCTCTGAAAAACGGTAGCCTCAAGAATGGTGGTGTTAGATGGGATCGTTTATTTATGGGGGCTTCAGGAAGATAA
- a CDS encoding polyprenol monophosphomannose synthase: protein MSERLVIIPTYNEKENIENIIRAVMALEPSFHLLIVDDGSPDGTAGLVKNLQNEFAGRLFVEERQSKQGLGTAYIHGFKWALESTYQYIFEMDADFSHNPNDLPRLFEACQKDQVGVSVGSRYTKGGKVVNWPFNRLLMSRGASIYVRLITWMPVADATAGFVCYKRSFLEQLDFDKIEFKGYAFQIEMKFAVWQLGYKIEEVPIIFKDREKGSSKMSSDIFNEAFFGVLKMRWKGWTMSYKR from the coding sequence TTGTCAGAACGTTTAGTTATTATACCTACCTATAACGAAAAGGAAAACATAGAAAATATTATCCGAGCTGTAATGGCTTTGGAGCCTAGCTTTCATTTGCTTATTGTAGATGATGGTTCTCCTGATGGTACCGCAGGTCTTGTCAAAAATTTGCAAAATGAATTTGCAGGTCGTTTGTTTGTTGAGGAACGGCAAAGCAAACAAGGTCTCGGAACGGCCTATATACATGGTTTTAAATGGGCCTTAGAGTCCACTTACCAGTATATATTTGAGATGGATGCCGACTTTTCACACAACCCTAACGATTTGCCTCGTTTATTTGAAGCCTGCCAGAAAGATCAGGTAGGGGTTTCGGTAGGGTCTCGCTATACCAAAGGGGGGAAAGTAGTCAATTGGCCATTCAATCGTTTGTTGATGTCAAGAGGTGCTTCAATTTATGTTCGTTTGATTACTTGGATGCCTGTAGCAGATGCTACCGCAGGTTTTGTCTGTTACAAACGTTCGTTTTTAGAGCAGCTAGATTTTGATAAAATTGAATTCAAAGGCTATGCATTTCAAATTGAAATGAAGTTTGCTGTATGGCAGCTTGGATATAAAATAGAAGAAGTACCAATTATTTTCAAAGATAGAGAAAAGGGATCTTCAAAAATGAGTTCTGATATTTTTAACGAAGCATTTTTTGGAGTGCTAAAGATGCGTTGGAAAGGTTGGACAATGAGTTATAAACGATAA
- a CDS encoding M42 family metallopeptidase, protein MKDYSTLQALVAIDSPSGFTERASQYIHHLLTEYGWSPDYTNKGAVRCTLGSQAPTLAIAAHVDTLGAVISDIAKNGTLRISKVGGLSLNGFEGGYCRIHTLEGKVYTGTLLLDNPAAHVNKDLNSAQRSLYNMHIRLDEEVESKKDIEALGINVGDFICFETNYQELPSGYIKSRFMDNKAGCFVLFELARQIKAKGWDVPVQIFFSNYEEVGHGGTCGYAPSVEELLVIDMGVVGDGTAGEETACSICAKDSSGPYDYGMRKQLVQLAQKYAIPYRLDVYPFYGSDGSAALRAGNDYRVGLIGPGVSASHGVERTHQKGIQATIDLCMAYIESKFKAL, encoded by the coding sequence ATGAAAGATTACTCTACACTACAAGCATTAGTAGCTATAGACTCGCCAAGTGGATTTACAGAAAGAGCAAGTCAATATATACATCACTTGTTAACAGAATATGGTTGGAGTCCCGACTATACTAATAAAGGAGCTGTGCGTTGCACGTTGGGAAGTCAAGCTCCAACTTTGGCAATTGCAGCCCATGTAGATACCTTAGGAGCTGTTATTTCTGACATTGCTAAAAATGGAACACTAAGAATTTCTAAAGTAGGTGGTTTGTCTCTAAATGGTTTTGAAGGGGGATATTGTAGAATACATACCTTGGAGGGGAAGGTATACACAGGTACTTTGTTATTAGATAACCCCGCAGCTCATGTCAACAAGGATTTGAATAGTGCACAACGAAGCTTATACAATATGCACATTCGTTTGGATGAAGAAGTTGAATCAAAAAAAGACATAGAAGCCTTGGGGATAAATGTAGGTGACTTTATTTGTTTTGAAACAAATTACCAAGAATTGCCAAGTGGTTACATCAAATCTCGATTTATGGATAATAAGGCAGGATGTTTTGTGTTGTTTGAACTTGCCCGCCAAATAAAAGCAAAGGGATGGGATGTGCCAGTACAAATCTTCTTCTCTAACTATGAAGAGGTCGGACATGGTGGTACTTGTGGTTATGCGCCTTCCGTTGAAGAGTTATTAGTCATTGATATGGGGGTTGTTGGAGATGGTACGGCTGGTGAAGAAACCGCCTGTTCTATTTGTGCCAAAGATAGTTCTGGTCCATACGATTATGGTATGCGTAAACAATTGGTTCAATTAGCTCAAAAATACGCAATTCCTTATCGTTTAGATGTCTATCCATTTTATGGTTCGGATGGCTCGGCTGCATTAAGAGCTGGCAATGATTATCGAGTAGGTTTGATTGGTCCAGGAGTCTCTGCATCACATGGAGTAGAACGAACACATCAAAAAGGCATTCAAGCTACGATTGATTTGTGTATGGCTTATATCGAATCTAAGTTCAAAGCATTATAA
- a CDS encoding GlsB/YeaQ/YmgE family stress response membrane protein: MSLLYTLIIGGLAGWIASSLMKGRGMGILMNIILGIIGAFVGTFLFKVLQVDGGVLGIRSGSILMDIVSSTFGAIVVLFIAKVLAK, translated from the coding sequence ATGAGTTTGTTGTATACATTGATTATTGGTGGCTTGGCAGGATGGATTGCTAGCAGCTTAATGAAAGGTCGTGGTATGGGAATTTTGATGAATATTATTTTAGGAATTATCGGCGCTTTTGTTGGTACTTTTTTGTTTAAGGTATTGCAAGTAGATGGAGGTGTTTTGGGAATTCGAAGTGGTTCTATTTTAATGGATATCGTTAGCTCTACTTTTGGTGCTATTGTAGTACTTTTTATAGCTAAAGTTTTGGCTAAATAA
- a CDS encoding GNAT family N-acetyltransferase has protein sequence MTKKINEAPFVEFPILKSKRLTMRPIEMGDAPQIFDMQTDDLVLRYIAKKKPTSLEEVESLIQHIEDAYKKQEMLCWAAVIRDGDKIIGTCGFNRIEKDNLRAEIGGALSPRYWGVGVAYEAVKQIIDYGFKELGLHTIEAKVDSNNRSAVFLLEQLGFVREGHFKDRMYFEGVFYDMDIYTKFRESKNGLY, from the coding sequence ATGACTAAAAAAATTAACGAAGCCCCTTTTGTCGAGTTCCCCATTTTAAAAAGCAAACGACTAACAATGCGCCCAATTGAAATGGGCGATGCACCACAGATTTTTGATATGCAAACCGATGATTTGGTATTGCGATATATTGCCAAGAAAAAGCCAACTTCGTTGGAAGAAGTTGAAAGTTTGATTCAACACATTGAGGATGCCTATAAAAAACAAGAAATGCTATGTTGGGCAGCGGTTATTCGAGATGGTGACAAAATCATAGGAACCTGTGGTTTTAATCGAATAGAAAAGGATAATTTAAGAGCTGAAATTGGAGGTGCTTTGAGTCCTAGATATTGGGGAGTAGGAGTTGCCTATGAAGCTGTTAAACAGATTATTGATTATGGATTCAAGGAACTTGGATTGCATACTATTGAAGCAAAGGTAGATTCTAACAATCGTAGCGCTGTATTTTTATTAGAACAATTGGGCTTTGTACGAGAAGGTCATTTTAAGGATAGAATGTATTTTGAAGGTGTTTTTTACGATATGGATATTTATACCAAGTTTAGAGAATCTAAAAATGGATTGTATTAA